In Acidobacteriota bacterium, the genomic window CGCGTACTTTCCCGAATATCATCACATAATCCTGTTATACCTGTTTGCCAAGAATGACGCGGCCGACTTATCGGCCAAAGTGAAAAAGCAACTGGCCCAGTTTGTGAGCCAGATTAAGGGAGCGATCAAATGAGCGGCAAAGCAAAAATGAAGCAGATTAAGTCTGCGCGCAAGCCCGTGACCAAACGCGAACGCCTGATGACGGATAGAGAGTCTTCCGACCTACTTGAATCAGCCAGCCAAGCGCTCGCGATGGTCCAAGGATCAAAACTCATTGGCGGACGGATAAGCGTCCGCCAGGCGCCTGCCGAACCGCGGCCACGAAACAAAAAAGATATAGTTCAGCTTCGAGAGCGGCTCAACTTCTCCCAGGGAATGCTGGCCCGAGCTCTAAACGTTAGTCCCTCGACCATTCAAGCTTGGGAGGCTGGGCGTCGAACTCCAAGCGATGCTGCCTTGAAGTTGCTGGCTATTGCCGAGAAGCACCCCGAAGCCTTATTTGATTCAGTATAGATCGCGGGAGACAGCGTCAGGAGGGTCAGGCTTGAGTTTGTCGACATTTCTACATTCCCCTACGTCGGCTGCTTAGATTCCCAGCGCGGTCCAAATCTCAACAAACTCAACCCTGACGCCTCCTGACGCGTCTCGGCCATTTGAGAAAGCAGGGGACGCATCAGTCCTTCAAAATATCTACCTACTGGTTTCTGTCGAACAAATGAAGCGGAAGGCACAAACAAGAGGTTAATGCGAGAAGCCACAAGTTGATTTTTCCTCTTGCCTTTCGGAAGACACGTTCGGTAGACTCTTTGGTAGCACTATCGCGAAGTAGTGCCCTGGTGTTTGACAATCTAACTGGCAACTTCACGCTGTAGGTTTATCACGACCATTACGGTTCCTTTTGTAAATTTGAAGACAAGGAGGACGCGTATGAGGAGAATAAACCTCCAGTTGGCAATAACGGTCGCGTTGACCATAACGTTCACTGTAGCCCCAAGCGGCTGCTTCGTGAACTTCAGCATCTTTGGTCCAGCGGATCAGAGAATAACCAACCCTCCGGGGTCAAGAGGAGAACCAAAACAGAAACCGAAACACAAACCGAAAGCTAAGGCCAAAGCGACTAAGACTTCAAATGCGAAATTAAGATCTTCTACGCGACATCCACGAAATACACGACAGACTCGAAAGCAAACGAAAACGCAAATTACACCCTGCAATCAAAATCCAACCAGACAAATTTCTACGACACCTTACACAAACTCCAAGACGAATTCCTACATAAGCACGAACACGACCAAACCCAGAATCATGTTTTCTCTGACGAGCAAGTAAGACTCTTCAGCAACTAGTTCCACGTGAAGTGTGATAGGCCTTAGCGTGAAGTTGCCAGTGAGATTGTCTGCCAGATGTCGGCAAAAAGTGGTCGGAGGGGTCAGGCTTGACATTGTTGACACTCCACCCCAGGGCCCTTTCTTTTCAGCGTTGTAAATGACACTTCGCGTAACTACTCGCGTGCCAGCTTTGGCGCCAACGCCACACCCGGCCAGGAAGAAATCGAGTTCAATCTACGCCACCCCTCTTGGTAACATCGAGACGTGAGTCCCGAGCGCGAAACAGAATTGATTCCCGCCGTCGTAGGGCCCACTGCTTCCGGCAAAAGCGAACTGGGCATCGAGCTGGCTCTGGCCCGCAACGGAGAGATCATCAATCTGGATTCCATCCAGGTTTATCGGGAAATATACATCGCAACAGCTAAAGTCCCTATAGCCGAGCAACGAGGGGTGCCGCATCATCTGATCGACATCGCCGAGCCGACGGAGAACTTCACCGCGGGCGACTACGCACGCCTCGCCGCTCGCACGATCCAGGAAGTCGAAGCTCGTCATCACTGCGCGGTTTTCGTCGGCGGCACGGGCTTCTACTTGCGCGCGTTGATGAAGCCTTTGTTTGAAGGACCGCCGACCGACCCCGCGCTTCGCGACCGGCTTGTTGATTTGCGCGACAGGCACGGCCCGGAGCACCTGCATCGCATGCTCGCGCGCGTTGATTCTCAAGCCGCGTTGAATCTTAGTCCGCGTGATTGGTCGCGTACGATGCGCGCGCTGGAAGTCTACCTTCAAACCGGCCGGCGCATTTCGGAGTCCCAACCGGCGACGCCTCCCCCGCCCGAACTTGCCTCACGCGTTCGGGTGATCGCGCTCAACCCGCCGCGCGAAGAGCTATACGCGCGCATCAACACACGGGCCAATGAAATGTTCGAGCGCGGGCTGGTCGAAGAAGTCGAATCGCTGATCGCCTCGGGCATTCCGTCAACGGCAAAAGCCTTTCAGGCTCACGGCTACCGCCGAGTGGTCGAATATCTCGACGGTAAGCGTACGCGTGAGGATGCGCTCAATCAGATGAAGCTGGACACGCGTCACTACGCCAAGCGACAGCTTAGTTGGTGGCGCTCCTGGCCTGGAGTGAGGTGGATCGATCGATTCGGAGACGAGCCCGAGGCCTTCGAGGAAGCGAGCCGCGCGCTGACCGACGACAGATGACCGACGACAGATGACCGACGACAGATGACGGACGACCGTCTCCGGTCATCCGTCATCGGTCGCCAGTCGTCAGTCATTATTCCAAGAGCCGGTTATCTTCTCGATCACTCGATCGAGGCCAAAGCTCTCAAACTCCGCTCGATTGCCCGCGAGCAGTTTCTGCAGATCCTCAGTCACGTAAGCGCGAAACCTGTCTGCGTACGAGGTGGAACGCGTCACCGCAGCAACTGCGAGTTTGAGAGCTTCCGTTAAGCCGGCGATGAACTCTGTGGCGGTGGCGTGTCCTACGAAAACAATTTCGCCCGCCAGGTATTCGATCTCACCCGCAAACGGATCGAGGAACGGGTAGCGGTCGGCGATCTTTAACTGCCCGGCGCGCAGGGACATCGAGAAGCTCTCGGGTCGATCGACTGCCTGTGCCGCCTGTTCGATCGTCCGAGCTATCTCGCCCATCAGCCGCTTGATCTCGGCCATAGCTTCGGCGTCTGCTGATACTGAAAGCTCACCGGTTCCAAGCGACAAGGCGAGAGCCTCCGTCTCAATCGGGCCGCCCGGCCTCTCGATCGCGAGAGTTCCTTCGGGCCATGTGGCGATCTCTTCGGGTAGCGTTGACATCGGCCCGGTTGCAGCAGCCGATCGCGCGCTGTTTGAACCCTCGATTAGCGCTTCGGGCTCGCCCGCTGGGCGATCCGGGGGCAGCCGCCAAACATCCGGACTCGACATATCGTGCGGCGTCAACGGTCCGGATGCCGCTCTCCCCGTGTCGTTCGCTTGCCTATGATCGAGGCCGTCGAGACTGTTAGCCGGCTGCGCTTCGACGTGCGTCTCATTCATCGGCGTCTCGATCGGGTGAAAATCTGAGATCGGCTCCGCAGCTTCAAAAGCAACGCGGTCAGTCGCGGCGACGTCGGCTTCGGCCGCGGGTCTGAAGTACACATCGAAACTTGCCGCCGCACGGTTGCCTTCATCGAGCAGCCTGGCGAGCGCCGTGTTACCCATCAGGTCCAGCGCCTCAGTCTCCTCGGCCGGCGCAAGTTCTGAGTTCAGGATTCGGCAGCGGCCATCGCGCATGTGTATCAGGGTGCCTGGTGCGCTTTCGGCGTAGATTTCGATGAACCACTCGCGATCGCGCTCGCGGACGAGCTTCCAGATCATCTTCTCTAGGTCGGTAAATTCGGTGCTCAACCCGACGTAAAGCGGCCGCGCGTTTATCCTACCGGCGACGGCAGCAGCCGTGGATGCGGGGTAGCCGTAGATCGAAACGCGACCCCGTTCCCGTCGTGCACGCTCTGCGAGCTGCTCAATAGTTGCGCGAGTATAAGCGACCCTGCCCTGGGCGTGTTCGCCGCGCCTTTCGACAACGGCAGCCACACGGCCGGCGCTGATAATGACGAAGCTATCCGTATCGCGGAGCACTACTTCAACAACACCCGAGAAGCCACCTTCGCCGAGATCGGCAACAAGCGCATCCACCTGCACGTAGCTGGTCGCCAGATTTTCGTGGATCATTTTTCCGCGAGGAATGAACATGGAGGAGGTCAGTAGTCCGTAGTTCGTGGTCCGTAGTCAGTAGGCAGTCAGTAGTGGGTCAGTGGTCAGTGTTGCAGCAGGGGAGCAACGGACTACTGACTACGGACTACGGACGTCCTTTTATTTCTTTACCGGCGATTTGAACTTACCTTTCTTAATGGCTTCAATTATCCGCTTGGCGTGATTGCGAGCGATCAACGGTTGAAAATCGTCGCCGGCGATTTCGTTCAGGGCGGCCAGCAATCGCTCGGGCTCGGCTATTCGCTCGAGCTTCAAATCCCTCTCGAGGATCTCAATCTGCTTAGGCAGATCGAGAGGCTGATAGCGCTCGGCGTTCTCCATGTCAAACAGCGATATCTCCTGGGACGCGATGGCGCGAAAGATTTCCTGCAGCGCTTTCATGTGAACGTTGGTAGTAAAGTTGAACCGCGTCTTTCGCTCGAGCGCTCCCTGCCGCGCGACGAGCGTTACCCAGCCCATATGCGAAAAGTCCTTCTTATCCTGATAGTCGATGACCGAGGCCAGAAGGCCGGAGGCTTCAAACAGGTTGCGTATGCGCGCGATGGTCGCAGGGAAAAGCTTGACCTTACAGTCCAGAATCTCATCTGACGTTCCGCGCGTGAATCGTAGTTCGCCCGCCCCGTTCGAGTCGAGGTCGATCTCGATCACCCGGATGTCGAACCGCGGGTGCTCAAACTTGTAGCTGAAACTCAGATCACGCGAGGCCGACCCGTCAACCAGGCTCTGCGACGTTTGATATGCTAGTCCATAAGCCGCCGCCAGCAAGAGGACCAGTACAGATAACGTAAGACGATGCCTGCGCATAAGGTTGCTTCAAATTCAAACAGGGACGATCAAGATAAACAAGGATAATTAAAATCTATCCCGCCCATCCTGTCCATCCCTGTTGTTGAGAAATCTAATCGAACTTCACTGAAACCAGCTTTGACACGCCGGGCTCTTCCATCGTAACGCCGTACAGCGCGCGGGCCGCCTCCATCGTGCGCTTGTTGTGAGTGATGACCAGGAACTGGGTTTCGCTGCTCATCTCTGTGACCTTTCCGGCGAAGCGGCCGACGTTCACTTCGTCCAGCGGCGCATCAACTTCGTCAAGTATGCAGAAAGGCGACGGCCGGTATTGGAAGATCGAAAGCACCAGCGCGATCGCGGCCATTGCCTTCTCGCCTCCCGAAAGCAGCAGCACGTTCTGCAAGCGCTTGCCCGGCGGCTGGGCGATCAGGTCTATGCCCGACTCCATCACGTCGTCCTCGTCGATGAGCATCATCTCGCCGCGGCCGCCGCCGAACAACTCGACGAACATGCGCTGGAAGTTCTCGTTGATATGAGTGAACGCGTGGCGGAATCGCTCTTGCGAGCGCCGCTTGATTTCGGTCAACGCCTCCTCTGTCATCTTAATCGAATCGAGTATGTCGCGCCGCTGCACGGTCAAGAACCCGAAGCGCTCGTCGGCTTCTTCAAGCTCTTCGAGCGCCATCATGTTGACTGGCCCCATCTCGTCGAGCTTGATGCGCAACTCATCGTGACGAGCGCGCGCCGCATCGATATCCACAGTGGTCAGTGGCTGGTGATCAGTGGCCAGTTGTTGTTCACGACCCAACTCAGATTCGGGATGGCTCTCGTCGCTACTCTCAGAAACCGTCGGGTCAGGCGACAGTTTCGCGGCCTCGGCCAACTGGTCACTGGCCACTGACCACTGACCACTGCCGGCCAGCTCAACGCTGGTCACGACGTCCTCGAGCGACATCGCCAGTTCCGAGAAACAGGTCCTGGTCAGGTGCTCGGCTTCGGACTCGATCCTTGCCCGCTCGACTTCGATTTGGGCTCGACGATCGTGTGCTGTCGCCGACGCCTGCCTCTGCTCACCTAACTGCTTTTCAAGCTCGTCTGTTCGCGCTCGCGCAGACGTGAGTTCTTCGCTGCCGGTGGCGATGAGCTCACCGAGCGACGCTCGCTCCTGTTCGAATTGCGCCGCGGCGCCCGCGCCCTCCTCGAGCGAAGTCCTCAACGTGTCGATGCGGCCGTGGCTGTCGTACATTTCCAGCCGGTTGCGATTGATTCTCGATCTGAGTTCTTCGGCCTCGCTCTCCGTCCGCCGCATTTCAGCTTTGGCTGCGTGCAACCTTTCGGCGCGCGCTGCAACCGACGCGCGGACGGCGGACACTTGCTGGGCTAACTCGTCGACGTGCGCGCGCATTTCGATGAAGCGCGACCCTGCCTCGTCGAGCGACCGTTGCACCGCCTCCCGCGAAGCTTCCGCTGCCGCCCGCTCCACGCCGAGTTGTTCGATGCGAGTCTCGAGTTCCGCGCGCTCCGCGGACGACTGCTCGATTTCGGCTTCGACGACTCGAACGTGCTGCGCGGCGCGTTCCAGGTCGCGCCCGAGTCCTTCCAGATGCGAGTTGCGCGCGGCCGCCGATTTTTCGTGCTCGCGAAGCTGCTGGTCCAGCGACGAGGCTTCGACTTCGACCAGACGCAGGCGCTCTTCGGCGCCGGTCAGTTCCTCGGACACTTGCCGCTCTTCTTCGGCGCCGCTCTCCGCGTGTTCTCGAAGCTGTTTGATCTCACGCTTCAAGCCCAGAAGCGAGGTGCCCTTTTGCCCCGCTTGCGTGCCGGTAACGATCAGCCTGCCGCCCGCGACCTGATCGCCGTCATAGGTCACATAGATCAGGGATGCGTTTTCAATCGACAGTTGAAGCGCGGCTTCCATGTCGGGCACAATCGCGGCCCCGCACTTTTCCGGGAACGCGCGCTCGACCACCGTCTTGATCTCGGGTCTAATCCCGAGCAAATCGATTGCGCGCAACACGTCGAGTTGAAAGCGCGAAGCGTGCGCCGCGGCCTCCTCATCAAACTGCCGGGCGGCGCGATCATCTGATTCCGCCGCCGCTTCAATTCCGGAGTCGGAGATCAGCGGCTGGGTCTCATCGTTGAGCTGAATCACCACGGCGTCAAGCGATGTGAGATCGGCGGCAGGCAGTTGCCGCTCTTCAGGCACGTACTCTTCGTTAGTTCGCAACGCGTCGCGTTCGTCATCAGTCGCAATCAGCCACCGTTCAATCCCGCTGGATGGTTGCACCTGTGAATCGTCTTGTTCACGACCTTCGTCTTCAGGATCCCCTTCGCCGCCATGCAGGCCAACGACCAGGAAGGCGCCTCGGCCCAGTCCTTCACTCTTGATGTAGTCGACTCCAGCCAGCGCGTCATCAATGGTAGGGACCAGAACGCTTTGCAGCTCGCGCGCGAACAGGCTCTCGATCAGGCGCTCATATTGAGGCTCGACCTCGACAAAGTCGGCGAGCGTTCCGAGCGCATTTATGCGCGCGGCCTGCTCCCGCGAAAGAACTTGCTGAACCGCGTCCGAATAGTAAGCGTGATGCGCGTCGAGGTCTTCGAGTGACGTTAACCTGTGCGTGGCAGAGTCGCGTCTGGCGTGCGAGGCTTCAAACTGTGAGCGGAGGGCCGACGCCTGTTCGCGAAGCGTCTCCAGAGCGGACGTGCGTCCCGCGATTTGTTCAATCAGCTCCGCAAGAAGCCTGGCGTCACCCTCGACTTCGCCTCCAACGCGGGCAAACTCGCCCGAAGCCTCATCCCGCCGCGCGGCAGCCCGCTCGAGCTCACTGGCCAGGCTTCGTTGTTTCAGATCCAATCGTCTGAGCGCATCTTCGAGATTAGCGCCGAGGTTTCGAAGCCGCTCGGTCATACCGATCTCGGTGAGCATCCGCTGGCGCATCTGCTCGATATCGCTCTCGGCATCCCGCGAGCGCCTCAGCTCTTCCTGGTATGCGCCATCGCGCGCGAGCAGGTCGGCTTGCTCGGCGGCTACCTCAGCTTCGAGTTCTTGGAGAGCGGCCGCTCGACGCTGCGATTCCGAGTCGAGCTGCGTGAGCCGTTCATCGAGCGACTTCTGATCGCGATTGAGCTCCTCGATTCGGGCGGTCAGTTCATTGATCTGCTGCTCCTCGAATGCGCGCCGATTGCGAGCGCGGTCCGCTTCAAGCTCGACCGCCGCCGCGCGCTCGCGCAACTCTGCCAAATGATCTTCCGCCGCGCGCGCGTGAGCTGACGCCGTCCTGTTTTCGGCCTCGAGTTCCGATAGCCGCGCATCCAGTTCCGCCTGATTGTGCCGGGCTTCTTCAAACTCTCTTCCAACTCGCTCGTTCGCCTCAGTCAGTCGATAATAATCGGCGGTAAAAATGATCTTCAGCAGCGAGCGCATTTCTTCCCGGAGCCGCCGATATCGGCGCGCCTTTTGTGCCTGGCGCTTGAGGCTGTTCACCTGACGTTCGACTTCGCTGATGATGTCGTTGAGCCTTGTAAGATTCTGCTTCGCGGATTCGAGCTTGAGCTCGGTGGCGCGCTTTCGCGATTTGAACTTGGTTATTCCGGCCGCTTCTTCAATCAGCGCTCGACGGTCGAGCGGCTTGGACGAAAGAATCTGTCCTATTCGGCCCTGCTCGATGATGGCGTAATGGGCCCCGCCGAGCCCGGTGCCCGCGAACAAGTCCTGGATGTCACGAAGCAAACACGGCCGCCCGTTCATCAGGTAGTCGCTATCGCCGGTGCGATAGAGGCGGCGGCCTACTGTTATGCGTTCGCCGGCGGAGATGGCTATCGTCGTGCGCTTGCGATGATGACGAGTGCGTTTGCGCTCGGCAGGCTTCGGTGTTTCTTGATCGGCTTCGACGGCGATGAGTTCAAGCCGCGCCGGCGACGGCTCGTGTTTCACAGTCGCTGATGCTTCATGAGGTGATTCGTTATCATCGAGCGAGTGCGAAGTTACCGCCGGCGATGTCCCCGTCTCGGCGGTTGCGTCCTCGGACAGTGCGCGGTTGCCAGATTGGTTTTGCTCTTCTGGTTTTCCAGCGTCCAACTCGGCAGGAGTCGAAATCTGCCCGGCGCTCTCCAGGTCAGCGGGTCCCGGTTGCAGAGCCGGCTCACGTTGACCGTCGGTCGCGGGCTCGGGCGAAGCTGTTAGCGCCACTTGAGCATCGTTAGCGGGTTCCGGCGGAGCCATCTCTTGAACCAGCGAGCGCGCGGCTTCGGCGGCGTGTTCTGCGTTGGTCAGCGCGTCTTCGTATTCTTGCTCGTCGTCTTTTTCCGAGCCTTCGCTGTCGCGGACGGCGATGTCTTCGATAGCTACCATGGTGAGCAGCACCTCGGCCATCCCGGTAGGCTTGCGGTCGCGGGTGCCGTTGAAGATGACGTCTTCCATCTTGCCGCCGCGAAGGTTTTTGGCGGACTGCTCGCCCAGCACCCAAGAGATGGCTTCAGCGATATTACTCTTGCCGCAGCCGTTCGGGCCGACGACTCCGGTGATGCCTTCGCCGAAGACGAGATGAGTGCGATCCGCGAAAGATTTGAAGCCGGCTATCTCAAGTTTTTCGAGTCTGAACATTCACCGCTCCGTGGTCTGATGACACAGACCACCATTAATAGCGCTTCGAATAAGGGCGTAGCACACTATAGTGTAGAGAGGATTAGCTGTCAAACTTTATCAATGTTGAGACGGAGTGACCGATACACCGTTGAGACTCATTCGAGGACAAAGCTTTCAAGGCTGCAGTAGGCGAACAATCTTTCCTGCTCTCCTCCATTGCGGTCTGCTCTTTTACTCATCCTCAAAACCGGTGCATTATATTGGTTCGGGCTCGACAGGACTTATCTCTCTTAGTCTGATTCCTTCAAGACGCTAATGGCAGGCACTTTGTATATCGTCGCTACGCCGATAGGCAATCTTGAGGACATCACCCTTCGCGCGCTGCGCGTGCTCAAAGAGGTCGACCTCATCGCCTGCGAAGACACCCGGCACTCGCGAAAGCTGCTGGCTCGCTATCAAATCTCAAAGCCAACCGTAAGCTATCACCAGCACAATGAACGTGAGCGCACGGCCGAACTTATCAAGAAGCTTGAAGCCGGTGTGAACATCGCGCTCGTATCTGATGCCGGAACCCCTCTGATCTCAGATCCGGGCCTTCACATCGTGCGCGAGGCCATCGAGCGGGAGATTACGGTTGTGCCGATTCCGGGGCCCTCGGCTCTGGTGACAGCGTTTTCGGTAGCTGGGCTTTCGACCGCGGAGTTCACTTTTGTAGGATTTCTACCTTCGCGGCGGCCAGCGCGACGAGCGCGGCTCAAGGAGCTTGCGGGGATTAAATCAGCGTTGATCTTGTACGAGGCTCCCCACCGGATCAGAATCGCAATCATTGATGCGCGCGAAGCCCTTGGCGACCGCGAATGTGTGATTGCGCGCGAGCTGACGAAGCTGCACGAGGAGTTTGTGCGAGGCCGGCTTTCTGAGATAGAAGTGCCCGAAGGCTCGGCTCGCGGCGAGATCGTCTTGTTGATTGGGCCGCCGGTTCAAGGTCACGCGAAACAAACCGCGGGGGAGGCAACTCGCTCGATGGCCGAGGAGGTCGAACATTTGATCAATGCCGAAGGACTCGATCGGAAGACCGCGCTCAAGCGTGTTGCCCGCGAACGAGGGATCGGCAAGAGCGAAGCTTACAGGCTGATGATCGCTGAGCGCGCTAAGGAGTAAGTAGCGATGACGTTTACGGGAAATCAAACCGTGGAGGGCGCAAAGGCGCGCAGGGGCCGTCTCTGGGAATCTCTGGGTCCTCTGTGGTTGATTCTATTGTTGACGATTGACGTCCAGGTAACCGCAATGGCGCAAAGCGGAGCCGGCGGCGTGCGCGCCGGGGGCCGCGAATACGGCGTGAATCTCACATTCGCCGTCTATCAGTATGACGCCGGGCGTTCGCCCGTACTGCAAGAACTGACGCGACTGTCGGGCACCTATTCGACCGCTCAAGAAGAAATCGCCTACTTGAAGGACAAGAACAAGCTCGAAGAGCTCGCCGTCCGTCACGTTCGGTCGGTCGGTCTGCGAAGCGGCGAGACATTCAACGACGCGGTCCTGCTTGGTCCCGAATACATGGTTTTCACGGTGACGCCGCGCGACGTGGTCCGCGGCTACATGAAGCTCGACCTGCGAGTGCGCTACGCGAATGAACCGCTGCTCGAGGTCAAAGGTGTTGAGTTCGATAACTACGAAACGGTGATGCTGCGCGGCGGCAAAGGCATGTTCGGCGTGAAGTATTTCGTCGGCGGGGGCGGAGGCCAGGAAAGCGTGCCCGTCGAGCGCACTTTGCTGGTGTCGGTAACACCCGAAATCGTTCCCGTCACAAACCTGCGGAATCGACCCGGGGAGTTGTCGCATCCGGTTGATGAATACGGCGGCCCGATTCGTTCGAACCAGAGCGACCGCTTCACTCCTCCAGTGGCGCTCGAACGCGTGGCGCCGCAGTTTGAAGCCGGCCGCAGCGTTAGGGGAGCCGTGTTGTTAGGCGGCGTGGTCACACCCGAGGGGAAGATAGTCAACATCCGGGTGCTGAGATCGCTCGACCCGGTGATAGACGAGCGCGCAGTGGAAGCGTTCCGCCAGTACAAGTTCTCTCCGGCGCTTTTGAACGGCAAGCCTGTGTTCGCGACCTACCGCGAAGAACTGACGTTTGCGGCGGCTCCTCCGTCACTATTGGAAATCGAAGAGGAACAGCGCAAGCAGCGCGAGTTGGAGAAGGAACGCGAGAAGCAGAAGCGAAAGAAGCCGTGATGATCCCTGATTCGTGATTGATGATCCGTGATTCGTGACACTGTTTGGGTAGGATCTATGGGAGGGATCACAGGTTGGGAAGGGCGGTTTATCCGCACTCTTGTCTCTCACCTTGGCGATGTAACGTCTGCCGGTAGCGGGGGTAAACCGCGCTTCCCAACCTGTGAATCCTACGCACGCGAACTTTCAACTTTGAGCATCGCGCATCACGAATTGCGATTTCTAGAACTTCTTCTTAACGAATCGTACCCAATACGGAACGTGGAGGGTCTGGCCACCCCCGGTGACGACCACGTAGCCCGTGTAGTCACGTCTTTGAGAGCCCACGATAGCCGCCATTGTAATCGTGATCGTCTTTGTCTCACCGCGCACGAGCAGCACCGAGCCGCCGGAAGGAGTGACGGTAATCCCATCGCCCGGATTGAGCTGCTCCACCCCTACAGTAAAGCTGTTTTGCCCATCGACCGTGCTGGTGATCTGGAGATCGATGGTCACCGAAACGTTATTCTTCTTGAGCTTTCTGATTCCGAAGCTCAAGCTGGGCGGTGAGAGCGTCGCGCTGACCGAACTCGCTCGAGCAAGATCGACGCGGCCGGCGCCAGTATCGAGGACTCCGACTCGCGCCGTCTTGCCGACCGTCGTGAAGACATCGGTTGTAGCCGAGCTGATCAGTGCAGACTTGATTTGCTCCGGCGTGAATGAGGGGTTAAGTTGTTTGAGAAGCGCGGCGGCTCCGGCTACGTGCGGGGTGGCCTGGCTGGTACCGCTGATAGCAAGGAAGCCGCTAGGGTCTACTACTCCGACATTCGGGTTACCGGTGGCCGCGGCCGCCGAATAGATGATCACACCTGGGGCCGAGACATCCGGCTTGAGGCCTTCGATCGTTGAAGGCCCTCGCGAACTGAAATCCGCAAAGACGTCGGGCGTGAAGCTGCCGGATCCGAACGATGCGATGCTGACGGTGGCGTCGGGATTCGCTCTAACGAAATCGCGCAACGCTAGCCCCTTGCTGCGCACGACAAAGAACGAAGGTATCGTCGTGCCGGTAACAAGCATAGTGAAGAGGTTGTCACCGCCGCCAGTACTGCCTGCCGTGTCTTCACTCGCGTCTCTGTTGAAGACGATCACGGCTCGTGCTCCTGCCGCAGCGGCGGCGTTGATCTTCGTCACAAAGTCGCAGTTCCCGCGCTCGATCAGCGCGATCTTTCCGTTTAGTGATCCCGCCGGAATCCCTCCGCAAGCGCGGCCCAGTGGGTCCGGCTCTGCGTAAGTCAATGGCCCGAGGGTGCCGTCGACGACTGCCGAGCTGCCGCTGCCAAGAGTCGATCCGATTCCGTTTAGAACTGCCGAGACCGGACCCGGTC contains:
- a CDS encoding S8 family serine peptidase, with the translated sequence MKTKLYLIAISMTLALAMQASTGLLRSAKAQVKTDGVGALAQKPQRAPGPMAAIVEFESEPVAAHQRLAERIPRRGVDFEALNAQAYEARLESEHASFKSRAALISPNLRVRAELRKLVNAVSIEVSESELAEIAALPGVRRVELVKEVHALLNSSVPLINAPAVWDRLGGIGAAGQGMKIAILDTGIDITNPLFSDAGFNMPAGFPKTNNGSDALINNKVIAAKSFLQSASNAGDENGHGSNVAGIAAGSVTAATALGTLSGVAPMAYLGNYRVLGANGSGSTDLIAQGIEQAVADGFDVLNLSFGGDAGPDLDISARAAEAAVAAGRVVVIAAGNIGDGGAQMTITSPGIAPSAITVGATTNAHVVGPVISVAGPGPVSAVLNGIGSTLGSGSSAVVDGTLGPLTYAEPDPLGRACGGIPAGSLNGKIALIERGNCDFVTKINAAAAAGARAVIVFNRDASEDTAGSTGGGDNLFTMLVTGTTIPSFFVVRSKGLALRDFVRANPDATVSIASFGSGSFTPDVFADFSSRGPSTIEGLKPDVSAPGVIIYSAAAATGNPNVGVVDPSGFLAISGTSQATPHVAGAAALLKQLNPSFTPEQIKSALISSATTDVFTTVGKTARVGVLDTGAGRVDLARASSVSATLSPPSLSFGIRKLKKNNVSVTIDLQITSTVDGQNSFTVGVEQLNPGDGITVTPSGGSVLLVRGETKTITITMAAIVGSQRRDYTGYVVVTGGGQTLHVPYWVRFVKKKF